CGCAAGCACTGGCTGCCGACCGACGAGGACCTGGCGTTCGTCCGCTCGCTCATGCACCCGGTGTACGAACGGGGCAAGATCGCGAGCTGGGTCGCCCCGCCGCGACAGGGCATCAACGGGAAGCCGTTCGACTACGAGTACGTGTACCTGTAAACCTGCGGAGGGCGGGCGGATGGTCGAGTTCAACGCCGCGGACTACCTGGTCGACCGGCACGTCCGGGACGGGAACGGCGCCCGCACCGCGGTCGTCACGGTCTCGCGCACGCTGTCCTACGCCGAGCTTTCCGAAGCGGTGCACCGCGTCGCGGGCGGGCTGGCGGACATCGGGGTGCGGCCCGAGGAACGGGTCATGCTGTGCATGGTCGACGGCGTCGAGATGCTCACCGGCATCCTCGGCGCGATGTGCGCGGGCGCCGTTCCGGCGCCGGTGTCGACCATGGTGACCGGGCCCGAGCTGGGCCGGGTGCTCGCCGACTCGCGGGCCAGGGTGCTGTGCGTGTCCGGGGAGTTCACCGCCGCCGCGAAGGAGGCGATCGAGCTGGCGCCGGAGGTCACCGACGTCGTGCTGGACCGCGCGGACGCGGCGCAGTTCTCCCGGGTGTCCACACACGACTGGACTCGTCTGTCCACAGCGGACGCACGGGAAACCTATGACACGTGGGCCGATTCGCCCGCGCTGTGGCTGTACACGTCCGGCACCACCGGGCAGCCCAAGGGTGCGATGCACCGGCATGCGAGCATCCGGGCGGTGTGCGAGACCTACGGCAGGCAGGTGCTCGGGATCGGCCCCGACGACAGGTGCTTCTCCGTCGCCAAGCTGTTCTTCGCCTACGGCATCGGCAATTCCGCGTTCTTCCCGTTGTCGGCCGGCGCGAGCGCGGTGTTCGAGCCGGGCCGTCCGACGCCGCAGCTGGTCGCCGACCGGGTGCGCGCCGAGCGGCCGACGTTGTTCTTCGGGGTGCCGACGTTCTACTCCGCCCTGCTGGCCGCCGACCTGCCACCGGACACGTTCTCCTCGGTGCGGCAGGCGGTGTCGGCCGGCGAGCCGCTGCCCGCGGTGATCTACCAGCGGTTCCGCGACCGGTTCGGGGTGGAGATCCTGGACGGCATCGGGTCCACCGAGGCGCTGCACATCTTCCTGTCCAACCGGCCGGGCGAGGTGGTCCCGGGCACGACGGGTGTCGCCGTGCCCGGCTACGACGTGGAGATCCGCGACCCGCTCGGCACGCTGATCGAAACCACCGGCGAGCCCGGCGAGCTGTACGTGCGCGGCCCGTCCACCGCGTTCGGCTACTGGAGCCGGTACGAGACGTCGAAGCAGGTGTTCCAGGGCGAGTGGCTGCGGACCGGGGACAGCTACGTGCGCAACCCGGACGGCACGTACACCTGCCTCGGCAGGTTCAACGACATGCTGAAGGCGGGCGGGATCTGGGTGTCGCCGGCCGAGGTGGAGCAGCGGTTGCTGCAGCACCCGGACGTCGCCGAGGTCGCGGTGGTGGCGGCGCCGGACGCGGACGGCATCGAGAAGCCGGTGGCCTGCGTCGTGCCGGCCGCCGGGCGGACCGTCGATCCGGACGCGTTGATCGACTTCTGCCGCGAGGGGCTCGCCGCGTTCAAACGGCCACGTGCCGTGGTGGGTGTCGAGGAGCTGCCCAAGACCGCGACGGGCAAGATCCGCCGGAACGTGATCCGCGAGCTGGTGCGGGACTCGCTGCGGCCGGGGGCGCTCACGTGATCGACGGCTACACCGTGGTCGACGCGCACGTCCACGCGCCGCGGCTGAGCACGTTGAAACCGGCGTGGCTGGAGTGGGCGGAGCGGTTCTCCGGCCCGCACGACTGGCGGTCCGCCTACGACACGGATGGGAACGTCGTGCCCGCGCGGCTGGACGCGTTGTTCGAGGCCGAGGGTGTCGACCGCGCGTTGTTGTTCTGCGAGTACAGCCCGCGCGCGACCGGGATCCAGCCGATCGAGGACAACCTGCCGCTGGTGGCGGAGAACCCGACGCGGTTCCGGCTGGTGGCCAACGTGAACCCGTACCTGCACCACCCGGTGGCGGCCGAGGTGGAGCGGCAGCTGGACCTCGGCGCGGTGGCGTTGAAGATCCACCCCGTGCACGGCGCGTTCTCGCCGGGGGACAAGGAGTTGTACGCCGCGTACCACGTGTGCGCCGAGCGCGGGGTGCCGGTGATCATCCACTCGGGCACGAGCAGCTTCCCCGGCGCCCGCGCGAGCTTCGGCAACCCGGAGCTGATGGCCGACGTCGTCGAGGACTTCCCGTCGGTGCAGTTCGTGTTCGCCCACGGCGGCCGCGGCTGGTGGTACGACGTGGCCGCGTTCCTGGCGCTGGCGCGCGACAACGTGTGGCTGGACCTGTCCGGCCTGCCGCCGCGGAAGCTGCCGGAGTACTACGCGCGGTTCGACTTCACCCGGCTGGCGGGGCGGTTCGTGTTCGGCACGGACTGGCCCGGCGTCCCGGGCGCCGCGCGGAACGTCCGGGCGCTGCTGGAGCTGGGCCTGCCGGACGCCGTCGTGCGGGACGTGCTGTCCGGCAACGCCGCGAAGCTGTACCCCGGCCTGGGGATCTAACGCACCACCTCGTGCAGGCACAGCCAGTTGCCTTCGGAGTCGGCGAACCAGGCCGCCTTCTCCTTGCCGAGCGTGGCGATGTGCCCCTCGGTGCGCAGGTCGCCGGAGTCGTAGTCGGCGAAGCGCACCCCGCGTTCCTCGAGGTCGTGCACCTCCGCGGAGATGTTCTCGACCTCGAAGCTGAGGACCGTGTTCTCGCTCGGCTTGGCGTCCGGCAGCGGGCGCAGACCGATCACGTGCCCGGAACCGGCCTCGAAGTAGCAGGTGCCGTCCGGTCCCGTGTCGGTCTGGCGCAGGCCGAGCTGGTCACCGTAGAAGTGCCGGGCACGATCGGCGTCCTGCGCGGGAAGCATGTGCGTGATGGTCGACTTGGTGAGCATGGCCCGCCTCCTTCACGAGAGCACTAATCGTGCGCCGCCAATCCGCTGGAGGCAACGGGGGTTTCAGCTGGTGCCGTTCACTTCACGCAACGTTCGCATCGCGTCGGCGAGCGCCTGCGAAGCCTCCGGCCCCAAGGGCTCCAGCACGCGGCGCCGCAGGATCTCGGCGCACGCCTGGCGCGCCTTTTCCGCCACCTCGCGGCCGTGCTCGGTCAGGCACGCGAACGTCACGCGCCGGTCGTCCGGGCTCGGCTTGCGCGTGATCAGCCCGGCGGCGACCAGCCGGTCCGCCACCTTGGTGAACCCGCCGCTGGACAGCGCCGCCTCGGTGGCCAGGCGCGTCATCGGCATCCGGTGGCCGGGCGTGCGCACCAGCCGCAGCAGGATGTCGAACGGCGCCGGCGCCAGGCCGAACCGCTCGGCGATCTCGCCCATGAGTCGATCCTGCGTGGCGAGGTACCCCTCGATCACGAGGCCCCACCAGGTCACGATCTCGTCATCGCCGGGAGTGGTCACCCCATGACTATACCGACCGGAACTCTTCCCGGAATATATCTTGCTGGCGAGAGGTTCTGGGGGTTAGGTTGAAGCCCCGGCAAAGGAGCAGACGATGTCCATCAAGACGAGCGGCTTGCACCACGTGACCGCGATCGGCGGCGACCCCCAGCGCAACGCCGACTTCTACCTGCGCACGCTCGGCCTGCGCCTGGTGAAGACGACGGTCAACTTCGACGACTCGAAAGTCAACTAACGGTGGTCTAGACTTCGGGAATGACCCGAGCGCTGATCTACTGCCATGCGGCCACCCGCGTCGTCACTGACCGCAGAGGTTCCGTTGCGGGCCAGGAAGAGGAATGCCGTCAGCTCGCCGCCGAACTCGGATGGCAGGTCGTCGGCGTCTACCGTGACGTCAGCTAT
The window above is part of the Amycolatopsis thermoflava N1165 genome. Proteins encoded here:
- a CDS encoding VOC family protein, with the protein product MLTKSTITHMLPAQDADRARHFYGDQLGLRQTDTGPDGTCYFEAGSGHVIGLRPLPDAKPSENTVLSFEVENISAEVHDLEERGVRFADYDSGDLRTEGHIATLGKEKAAWFADSEGNWLCLHEVVR
- a CDS encoding amidohydrolase family protein produces the protein MIDGYTVVDAHVHAPRLSTLKPAWLEWAERFSGPHDWRSAYDTDGNVVPARLDALFEAEGVDRALLFCEYSPRATGIQPIEDNLPLVAENPTRFRLVANVNPYLHHPVAAEVERQLDLGAVALKIHPVHGAFSPGDKELYAAYHVCAERGVPVIIHSGTSSFPGARASFGNPELMADVVEDFPSVQFVFAHGGRGWWYDVAAFLALARDNVWLDLSGLPPRKLPEYYARFDFTRLAGRFVFGTDWPGVPGAARNVRALLELGLPDAVVRDVLSGNAAKLYPGLGI
- a CDS encoding MarR family winged helix-turn-helix transcriptional regulator, translated to MTTPGDDEIVTWWGLVIEGYLATQDRLMGEIAERFGLAPAPFDILLRLVRTPGHRMPMTRLATEAALSSGGFTKVADRLVAAGLITRKPSPDDRRVTFACLTEHGREVAEKARQACAEILRRRVLEPLGPEASQALADAMRTLREVNGTS
- a CDS encoding benzoate-CoA ligase family protein, producing MVEFNAADYLVDRHVRDGNGARTAVVTVSRTLSYAELSEAVHRVAGGLADIGVRPEERVMLCMVDGVEMLTGILGAMCAGAVPAPVSTMVTGPELGRVLADSRARVLCVSGEFTAAAKEAIELAPEVTDVVLDRADAAQFSRVSTHDWTRLSTADARETYDTWADSPALWLYTSGTTGQPKGAMHRHASIRAVCETYGRQVLGIGPDDRCFSVAKLFFAYGIGNSAFFPLSAGASAVFEPGRPTPQLVADRVRAERPTLFFGVPTFYSALLAADLPPDTFSSVRQAVSAGEPLPAVIYQRFRDRFGVEILDGIGSTEALHIFLSNRPGEVVPGTTGVAVPGYDVEIRDPLGTLIETTGEPGELYVRGPSTAFGYWSRYETSKQVFQGEWLRTGDSYVRNPDGTYTCLGRFNDMLKAGGIWVSPAEVEQRLLQHPDVAEVAVVAAPDADGIEKPVACVVPAAGRTVDPDALIDFCREGLAAFKRPRAVVGVEELPKTATGKIRRNVIRELVRDSLRPGALT